The following coding sequences lie in one Desulfurella sp. genomic window:
- a CDS encoding HU family DNA-binding protein, with protein sequence ARVGINPQTKEKIQIPESRLPMFKAGKGLKDRLK encoded by the coding sequence GCAAGAGTTGGCATAAACCCGCAAACCAAAGAAAAAATTCAAATACCTGAATCCAGGCTTCCTATGTTTAAAGCAGGTAAGGGGTTGAAAGATAGGTTAAAGTAA